A region from the Sutcliffiella horikoshii genome encodes:
- a CDS encoding YhgE/Pip domain-containing protein: MKSVIFEWKELLENKKILIPVIAVLLIPLLYSGMFLWAFWDPYEKLDELPVAVVNLDEGAEYEGEPLTIGKDLQENLKKNDGFKWEFVSKEAAYEGLDKQQYYMVIEIPDNFSNSATTLLDENPSSLEMKFVPNESYNFLSAQIGSTAVEKIKEEVSKELTSTYAEAMFANLEKMADGYKDAADGTSKLNNGVHELKDGSVALKKGLEQAAEKSIVFQDGVGKAYGAVKDIHKGNEDLSNGLGQLLEGQGKLSLASEQLQTGAATLNDGLAKSNEGMSQLQNAQEELTNGAGSLAEGAAELNAGTVKLEDGASQAQEKAEELNQGMIQLKKALEPMIEQASEAQQAEINASFEQLINGSGEFSQGLMALEQGALELNTGTSSLAENSRKLADGHLNFQTGLSELANGSNQLSEGSSELLKGQTEFNQGLTQFGEKLGDANEGSKKLAEGSGQLLAGMEQLDGGSKQFQQGTKELAEGSNKITTGLSEVGDGTEELEGKLKDASEKSGDVKGTDKTFDMMSEPVKVKSEVENGVPNYGTGFAPYFLSLGLFVGALLLSIVFPMRDPAGIPRSGTAWFSGKVAVLAAVGILQALLADAVLILGLGVEVKSMALFILFSILTSFTFIALVQFLVTTLGDPGRFVAILILILQLTTSAGTFPLELIPNALQPFNLLLPMTYSVSGFKAVISSGDFAYMWENVWILSGFMVVLLAGTWGYFVYKFKKDYKSPVAESPLS, translated from the coding sequence ATGAAAAGTGTAATATTTGAGTGGAAGGAATTACTTGAAAATAAAAAAATTCTGATACCTGTAATAGCGGTACTATTGATTCCGTTGTTATATAGCGGAATGTTCCTGTGGGCTTTTTGGGATCCATACGAGAAACTTGATGAACTTCCGGTAGCAGTGGTCAATTTGGATGAAGGTGCTGAGTACGAAGGGGAGCCATTAACGATAGGGAAAGATCTTCAAGAAAACTTGAAGAAAAATGATGGTTTTAAATGGGAGTTTGTTTCGAAGGAAGCGGCATACGAAGGGCTGGACAAACAGCAGTACTATATGGTCATTGAAATTCCTGATAATTTTTCAAATAGTGCCACCACGCTATTAGATGAAAACCCTTCTTCACTGGAAATGAAGTTCGTTCCAAATGAGAGTTATAATTTTCTTTCAGCTCAAATTGGCTCGACAGCAGTAGAGAAAATTAAAGAGGAAGTATCCAAAGAGTTGACAAGTACGTATGCAGAAGCGATGTTTGCTAATCTGGAAAAGATGGCTGACGGATACAAAGATGCCGCAGACGGTACTAGTAAATTAAATAATGGCGTGCATGAGTTAAAAGATGGTTCTGTTGCTTTGAAAAAAGGATTGGAACAGGCTGCAGAAAAATCGATCGTATTCCAAGATGGAGTTGGAAAGGCCTATGGTGCCGTAAAAGATATCCATAAGGGAAATGAGGACCTGTCAAATGGTTTGGGCCAATTGCTTGAAGGTCAAGGAAAATTGTCATTAGCATCTGAGCAACTCCAAACTGGAGCAGCAACTCTTAACGATGGTTTAGCAAAAAGCAATGAAGGTATGTCACAGTTGCAAAATGCTCAAGAGGAACTCACGAATGGAGCAGGAAGCTTGGCAGAAGGTGCCGCGGAATTAAATGCTGGGACCGTTAAGCTTGAAGATGGGGCTTCACAAGCACAAGAAAAAGCAGAAGAATTGAATCAAGGAATGATTCAATTGAAAAAAGCACTTGAGCCCATGATAGAGCAGGCAAGCGAAGCACAACAGGCAGAAATCAATGCTTCTTTTGAACAGTTGATTAATGGCAGTGGTGAATTTTCTCAAGGACTGATGGCTCTTGAACAGGGAGCTTTGGAATTAAATACAGGCACTTCTTCCTTAGCGGAAAATAGCAGAAAGCTTGCAGATGGCCATTTAAACTTTCAAACTGGTTTGTCAGAACTGGCAAATGGATCTAACCAACTCTCTGAAGGTTCATCAGAACTTCTTAAGGGCCAAACTGAATTTAACCAAGGACTAACACAGTTTGGTGAAAAATTGGGTGACGCAAATGAGGGCAGTAAAAAGCTTGCAGAAGGGTCGGGGCAGCTCTTAGCTGGTATGGAGCAGCTTGACGGGGGATCCAAACAATTTCAACAAGGTACAAAAGAGCTTGCAGAAGGTTCAAATAAAATCACCACAGGACTGTCTGAAGTCGGTGATGGAACAGAAGAACTAGAGGGAAAATTGAAAGATGCTTCTGAGAAGTCCGGGGATGTTAAGGGGACTGACAAAACCTTTGATATGATGTCTGAGCCGGTGAAAGTTAAATCAGAAGTGGAGAATGGAGTTCCTAACTATGGAACAGGTTTTGCACCTTACTTCTTATCTCTTGGTCTTTTTGTAGGTGCACTCTTGCTTTCTATCGTATTTCCAATGCGCGATCCTGCAGGCATTCCTCGCTCAGGGACAGCATGGTTCAGCGGGAAAGTGGCGGTACTTGCAGCCGTAGGAATCTTGCAGGCATTGCTAGCAGATGCCGTATTGATCTTAGGATTAGGTGTAGAAGTGAAGAGCATGGCATTGTTTATTCTTTTCAGTATCCTTACTTCCTTTACTTTTATTGCACTAGTGCAGTTTTTGGTAACCACACTAGGTGACCCAGGCCGATTTGTTGCCATTCTTATTTTGATACTGCAATTAACAACAAGTGCGGGAACATTCCCGTTAGAACTAATTCCTAACGCACTTCAACCGTTCAATCTATTGTTGCCAATGACCTATTCTGTGTCAGGATTCAAAGCGGTTATATCAAGCGGGGACTTCGCTTACATGTGGGAAAATGTGTGGATATTAAGTGGATTCATGGTTGTTTTGCTTGCAGGAACATGGGGATATTTTGTTTATAAGTTTAAAAAAGACTACAAATCCCCAGTCGCAGAATCACCGTTAAGTTAA
- a CDS encoding TetR/AcrR family transcriptional regulator: protein MDRKQSILEAALKSFSLFGYKATTMDQVAKLANVGKGTIYTFYSNKEELFSEIVAGILREMQEVADMSINPEQSFFENAHRALISLLDFRNEHQLTVKLIQEEKELGTKIVNQELNRLEQMIISFIKERIEKAIEKGELRKCDPEVTAFLMLKLYVALVVDWEEHHTPLSKEEIANLFELYFIKGLST, encoded by the coding sequence ATGGATCGTAAACAAAGTATCCTGGAGGCAGCTTTAAAATCTTTCTCTCTGTTTGGATATAAAGCTACGACGATGGATCAGGTTGCCAAGCTAGCAAACGTTGGAAAAGGGACGATTTATACCTTTTATTCTAATAAAGAAGAGCTCTTTAGTGAAATTGTAGCAGGTATACTAAGAGAAATGCAGGAAGTGGCTGACATGTCCATTAATCCCGAGCAGTCCTTTTTTGAAAATGCTCACAGAGCGCTTATCAGCTTGCTTGATTTTCGAAATGAACATCAATTAACCGTCAAACTGATTCAAGAAGAAAAGGAACTTGGGACAAAGATAGTCAACCAAGAACTTAACCGTTTGGAGCAAATGATTATTAGTTTTATCAAAGAAAGAATTGAAAAGGCCATAGAAAAAGGGGAATTAAGAAAGTGTGACCCGGAAGTAACAGCCTTTTTAATGCTTAAGCTTTATGTGGCGCTTGTTGTGGACTGGGAGGAGCATCATACCCCATTATCCAAAGAGGAAATTGCCAATCTATTTGAATTATATTTTATCAAAGGATTATCAACTTGA
- a CDS encoding LacI family DNA-binding transcriptional regulator, giving the protein MATIEDVAKLAGLSRTTVSRVINNHPYVSEKKRVLVSNAMSELGYVPNSSARSLRSQKTEMVALLIPRVMNPFFSELIERMEMAAAENGYQLIICQTKYSKKKELDYLNLLKTKQVDGIILSSIQNDWNIIEPFLEYGPIVLCNEFEEEADVPSVRLDQTYGGYISTRHLLELGHRKIAYCTGGYKSNVAKSREAGFKKALAEFNVDFREEFSFRDAFTIEDGRRVFQEILELKEKPSAIFTGGDEVAAGIISEAKRSGWKIPEDLAVVGFDNQAITELVEPTITTVYQPIDEMARKAFQVMMEKVRSKRYRHKEVYEYDLELIVRESTVKQGVYV; this is encoded by the coding sequence GTGGCAACAATAGAAGATGTAGCAAAACTGGCAGGGTTATCAAGGACCACTGTTTCCCGTGTCATAAATAACCACCCGTATGTATCGGAAAAGAAACGTGTACTTGTATCAAATGCAATGAGTGAACTTGGTTATGTTCCAAATTCATCTGCAAGAAGTCTGAGGAGCCAGAAGACCGAAATGGTAGCGTTATTGATACCTCGTGTGATGAATCCATTTTTCAGTGAACTGATTGAACGGATGGAAATGGCTGCAGCCGAAAACGGTTACCAGCTTATCATCTGTCAGACAAAGTATTCAAAGAAAAAGGAACTTGATTATTTGAACTTGTTAAAAACGAAACAAGTGGACGGGATTATCCTTTCCTCCATACAAAATGACTGGAATATAATAGAACCGTTTTTAGAATATGGACCGATCGTTTTGTGCAATGAGTTTGAAGAAGAAGCAGATGTACCGTCTGTCAGGCTTGACCAGACATATGGCGGTTACATATCCACCAGGCATTTGTTGGAACTTGGTCACCGCAAGATTGCCTATTGTACTGGGGGATATAAAAGCAATGTCGCCAAAAGCAGGGAGGCAGGCTTTAAAAAAGCGCTTGCGGAATTCAATGTGGATTTTCGTGAAGAGTTCTCCTTTCGTGATGCCTTTACCATCGAGGATGGGAGAAGGGTGTTTCAGGAAATTTTGGAGCTGAAGGAAAAACCAAGTGCTATCTTTACAGGTGGGGATGAAGTGGCAGCAGGCATCATTTCAGAGGCGAAGCGCTCAGGCTGGAAGATACCAGAAGATCTTGCAGTAGTGGGCTTTGACAATCAGGCTATTACGGAGCTGGTGGAACCGACCATCACCACCGTGTATCAGCCTATTGATGAAATGGCGCGTAAAGCTTTCCAGGTCATGATGGAAAAGGTGCGTTCCAAACGCTATCGCCACAAGGAAGTTTATGAATATGATCTCGAGCTTATCGTTCGGGAATCAACGGTCAAACAAGGGGTTTACGTATAA
- the yhfH gene encoding protein YhfH, translating to MLIKSTEFFKTLPPKKCVECKKTMDEQHECYGNHCDECMSSQLK from the coding sequence ATGTTGATTAAAAGTACAGAATTTTTCAAAACCTTACCACCTAAAAAATGCGTTGAATGCAAAAAAACAATGGATGAACAGCACGAGTGCTACGGCAACCATTGCGATGAGTGTATGTCCAGTCAGTTAAAATAA
- a CDS encoding lipoate--protein ligase yields the protein MLFIDNNGITDPRINLAIEEYALKNLDIEDTYLLFYINEPSIIIGKNQNSVEEINTKYVEDNGIHVVRRLSGGGAVYHDHGNLNFSFITKDDGESFHNFKKFTAPVVEALKSLGVEAEMSGRNDILAEGRKISGNAQFSTRGRMFSHGTLLFDSEIEHVVSALNVKKDKIESKGIKSIRSRVANIKEFLKEEITIEQFRQLLLEAIFKSKDIPKYELTEKDWKNIHELSKERYQNWDWNYGKSPKFNLQHSHRFPVGQIDVRLDVTKGKIENCKIYGDFFGVGDVSEVEDLLSGVKYEKAEISQALEGLDVKHYFGNITRDELIDLIY from the coding sequence ATGCTTTTTATAGATAATAACGGAATTACGGATCCAAGAATCAACTTGGCAATAGAAGAATATGCCCTTAAAAATCTCGATATTGAAGATACCTATTTGCTTTTTTACATCAATGAGCCTTCCATCATCATCGGGAAGAATCAGAACAGTGTAGAAGAAATCAATACAAAGTATGTCGAGGACAATGGAATACATGTTGTTCGTAGATTATCTGGTGGTGGAGCGGTCTATCATGATCATGGAAACCTGAACTTCAGTTTTATCACAAAAGATGACGGAGAGAGCTTTCATAATTTCAAAAAGTTCACGGCACCTGTTGTGGAAGCATTGAAAAGCCTTGGAGTGGAGGCGGAAATGAGCGGGCGCAATGATATTCTTGCAGAAGGACGCAAAATTTCCGGAAACGCGCAGTTCTCTACAAGAGGCCGTATGTTCAGTCACGGTACTTTGTTGTTTGATTCTGAGATTGAGCATGTCGTTTCCGCGTTGAATGTGAAGAAGGATAAAATAGAATCCAAAGGGATTAAATCGATTCGCAGCCGTGTGGCAAATATTAAAGAATTCTTAAAAGAAGAGATTACGATTGAACAGTTCCGTCAGTTATTATTGGAGGCTATTTTTAAGTCCAAGGATATCCCTAAGTACGAACTAACAGAGAAAGATTGGAAGAACATTCACGAGCTCTCCAAGGAACGTTATCAAAACTGGGATTGGAATTACGGAAAGTCACCGAAATTCAACCTTCAGCATTCCCACCGCTTTCCAGTGGGTCAGATTGATGTGCGCCTCGATGTGACAAAAGGAAAAATAGAAAACTGCAAGATTTATGGAGATTTCTTTGGTGTTGGAGATGTGTCAGAAGTGGAAGACCTTTTATCAGGCGTGAAGTACGAGAAGGCAGAAATTTCACAGGCTTTAGAGGGATTAGATGTAAAACATTATTTTGGAAATATTACCAGAGATGAATTGATTGATCTAATATATTAA
- a CDS encoding MBL fold metallo-hydrolase — MKLTVVGFWGGYPAVNSATSGYLVEHENFKLLIDCGSGVLAQLQNYIEVTELDAVILSHYHHDHVADIGPLQFARLISFYMGKSVTQLPIYGHQEDMQGYSTLDHKEYTKGIAYDPSQPLEVGPFKIEFLKTTHPVPCYAMKVSTDEGSFVYTADTSYQESFIPFTKGTDLLICECNLYAHQDGKAAGHMNSHDAAKVALGAEVPQLLLTHLPHFGEVEQLVEEAASIYKGKIDLAHKGFSWESGKK; from the coding sequence ATGAAGCTTACTGTGGTAGGGTTTTGGGGAGGATATCCAGCTGTTAATAGTGCGACATCTGGGTATTTGGTCGAGCATGAAAATTTTAAATTATTGATTGATTGCGGAAGTGGTGTATTAGCACAGCTTCAGAATTACATAGAGGTAACAGAGCTTGATGCAGTGATTTTGTCACATTACCATCACGATCATGTTGCAGACATAGGTCCATTACAATTTGCGAGATTGATTTCCTTTTACATGGGCAAATCAGTGACGCAGCTTCCTATCTACGGACATCAGGAGGATATGCAGGGGTATTCCACACTAGATCATAAAGAATATACAAAAGGAATTGCATATGATCCTTCACAACCGTTAGAGGTTGGACCATTTAAAATAGAATTTCTGAAAACAACACACCCTGTACCGTGTTATGCCATGAAAGTATCCACAGATGAAGGTTCGTTTGTGTACACGGCAGATACAAGTTATCAGGAGTCATTCATCCCTTTTACCAAAGGGACAGACTTATTGATTTGTGAGTGTAATCTGTACGCGCACCAAGATGGCAAGGCTGCAGGACATATGAACAGCCATGATGCGGCAAAGGTTGCTCTAGGTGCAGAAGTTCCACAACTATTGCTCACACATCTACCGCATTTTGGAGAGGTGGAGCAGTTGGTCGAAGAGGCAGCAAGCATTTATAAAGGAAAAATCGATTTAGCACATAAAGGATTTAGTTGGGAGAGTGGAAAGAAATGA